From the Panthera leo isolate Ple1 chromosome C1, P.leo_Ple1_pat1.1, whole genome shotgun sequence genome, one window contains:
- the LOC122228609 gene encoding transcription initiation factor TFIID subunit 4-like isoform X1, producing the protein MCKKFGALQARLFVFTLFPMLKAPLKVAVVTPSLTTSLFGRLQGSPPKNHSKRQISLELVGRGPPVSGFKAAQAGARGTPFAQRTRKRRRSAGRAAGQRRANGLAEEERAPDVCPGAPRPGGGHPAFGAVPEARLLRAPGFRPPGRGRTGSFAGAASGARLFPGPWAVQAKSAGPIVVAEMPLLGVRAGGPAACPVSVV; encoded by the exons ATGTGCAAGAAGTTCGGTGCACTGCAAGCCAG GCTTTTCGTCTTCACTTTGTTCCCAATGCTGAAGGCCCCCCTGAAGGTGGCTGTGGTCACACCGAGTCTCACCACCAGCCTATTCGGGAGACTCCAAGGCAGCCCACCCAAGAATCACTCAAAACGCCAG ATTTCACTGGAGCTTGTTGGCCGCGGGCCTCCTGTCAGTGGCTTTAAAGCAGCGCAGGCAGGAGCCCGAGGGACCCCCTTCGCCCAGAGGACACGAAAGAGACGCCGCTCTGCCGGGAGGGCCGCGGGGCAGCGCAGAGCCAACGGGCTGGCGGAGGAAGAGCGCGCACCCGACGTCTGCCCCGGGGCCCCTCGTCCTGGAGGCGGACACCCTGCCTTCGGTGCGGTTCCCGAGGCCAGGCTGCTGAGGGCGCCAGGGTTCCGTCCTCCGGGGCGGGGCCGCACGGGGTCCTTTGCCGGGGCCGCTTCTGGGGCGCGGCTGTTTCCAGGGCCTTGGGCGGTTCAGGCGAAGTCGGCGGGCCCGATAGTTGTGGCCGAAATGCCACTTTTGGGGGTTAGAGCCGGAGGCCCGGCTGCCTGCCCCGTTTCCGTAGTGTAG
- the LOC122228609 gene encoding transcription initiation factor TFIID subunit 4-like isoform X2: MLKAPLKVAVVTPSLTTSLFGRLQGSPPKNHSKRQISLELVGRGPPVSGFKAAQAGARGTPFAQRTRKRRRSAGRAAGQRRANGLAEEERAPDVCPGAPRPGGGHPAFGAVPEARLLRAPGFRPPGRGRTGSFAGAASGARLFPGPWAVQAKSAGPIVVAEMPLLGVRAGGPAACPVSVV, encoded by the exons ATGCTGAAGGCCCCCCTGAAGGTGGCTGTGGTCACACCGAGTCTCACCACCAGCCTATTCGGGAGACTCCAAGGCAGCCCACCCAAGAATCACTCAAAACGCCAG ATTTCACTGGAGCTTGTTGGCCGCGGGCCTCCTGTCAGTGGCTTTAAAGCAGCGCAGGCAGGAGCCCGAGGGACCCCCTTCGCCCAGAGGACACGAAAGAGACGCCGCTCTGCCGGGAGGGCCGCGGGGCAGCGCAGAGCCAACGGGCTGGCGGAGGAAGAGCGCGCACCCGACGTCTGCCCCGGGGCCCCTCGTCCTGGAGGCGGACACCCTGCCTTCGGTGCGGTTCCCGAGGCCAGGCTGCTGAGGGCGCCAGGGTTCCGTCCTCCGGGGCGGGGCCGCACGGGGTCCTTTGCCGGGGCCGCTTCTGGGGCGCGGCTGTTTCCAGGGCCTTGGGCGGTTCAGGCGAAGTCGGCGGGCCCGATAGTTGTGGCCGAAATGCCACTTTTGGGGGTTAGAGCCGGAGGCCCGGCTGCCTGCCCCGTTTCCGTAGTGTAG